The following proteins come from a genomic window of Hoplias malabaricus isolate fHopMal1 chromosome 15, fHopMal1.hap1, whole genome shotgun sequence:
- the LOC136668356 gene encoding inactive tyrosine-protein kinase PRAG1 produces the protein MSVCSEFAEHVWKPGSCKNCFHPRSAHGRISIGDEDDGGALSSPYSKPTIAVRPTMMNPEMNDTTTENNMNPDQEIQKSLVNLKILDLAPLYIDNNGCSKALREAVLQNGISSKLDYPSRFSPSALSPPSFPKDSVMTSSVFITQEDGRSPHSLKENGNGDPYRPQVAKTSKSTYTGPQDLILHNQAQRKLSGTCDVANSGFPIQDGQAPLRVAAITSVLGNSMNCTSKEISSTSSSPAATPDSRNISLSDSCSYLSSTDSLNGPDVFQICGPESPSSGRTNEQEDGEPIYAESTKRKRRTQVRKPQTVETEVSNNVENQRATITVMAAHTEENNQTFYLSSPDSAVSTQWLHFSPTTPDNPSSPSFSWPSSPTATGMRTVTSAPSILTKSQSSPPIPPKRTSRSPKLGTSSLSPIPLPELSFHLTLVPKELPSKPPQVDAYSHRQKLHSNSRSLEGRLEEVEEELEPEQGAVQEGGPCSGSISSINGPAVYGSEAREWNPAVKSEGNSMPGTEANNSSSQKQAGVRAQKGSQSGSMLAKANSNPAPISTSTELASLGTTTSADPKPPPPPPKKNHRCGKLSASSMELDRLSQQGSVESLPQSLRGIHSNTASTDSLQALSDPGAQDSTLRSCPSPFPNSPLASSPSSPRPDPFPSNSLGRQLQPPPLPEKKLVNRTASAPGDSGVRAVPVARPRLPFGGSESNVSGGNAAGVQPTSPVEPRPVSSSVDLLDASHRQTKGHGRLGYHGRGSITSSSSPQLSMLAPSHGASHGTNSSANHGTNPMGSTLQLHTLLSNMDSRECVYSKLGGLYAESLRRLALKCEEHFTRSQRDPMRFDESNWSLFKLTCNRASCLSGDAVYYSASCASDSSNTYAVKICKGQTADAKQAHLYGLSVQQNIPPHYNLQQDCGHFIACVPQSMLPGEGTPASVPVEQERVVVITREVPRQSAADFVKEWASFHRAQPEVYERRVCFLLLQLCNGLEHLKNHGVTHRDLCLENLLLVPHHRPQHAPESPSSADPQQQHLPRLLISNFSKAKQRGGAGAEDSAPRDHARLAPEIVSAAQYRKFDEFQAGILIYELLHQPNPFELTPALREQDYRAEDLPLIPAVSIYSAGLQRLARLLLQSDPIKRIHIQEAKRGLQSLLWGPRKELMEQQLSRSGIGGSSGIGTGSLEPPRHDGLLNWLDVKRALLMMKFAERSLEPERNAELEDWLCCQYFSTAHPTSLCHTAELLYSTKPSH, from the exons ATGTCTGTGTGCAGCGAGTTTGCAGAGCACGTGTGGAAACCCGGTTCCTGTAAAAACTGCTTCCACCCTCGCAGCGCTCACGGACGGATCAGCATCGGTGACGAAGATGATGGGGGTGCCTTGTCCTCCCCATACAGCAAACCCACCATCGCTGTCCGGCCCACCATGATGAACCCAGAAATGAACGACACCACCACAGAAAACAACATGAACCCAGATCAG GAGAtccagaaaagccttgtcaacCTGAAGATTCTGGATCTGGCTCCTCTGTACATAGACAACAATGGCTGCAGCAAAGCACTGAGGGAGGCAGTGCTGCAGAACGGCATCTCCAGCAAGCTGGATTATCCTAGCAGGTTCTCTCCGAGTGCGCTCTCCCCACCCAGCTTTCCCAAAGATTCAGTGATGACCAGTAGCGTCTTCATAACGCAGGAGGATGGCCGCAGCCCTCACAGCCTAAAGGAGAACGGGAATGGTGACCCCTACAGGCCACAGGTGGCCAAAACCTCCAAGAGCACTTACACAGGTCCCCAGGATTTGATCCTTCACAACCAAGCACAGAGAAAACTTTCGGGAACCTGTGATGTAGCAAACTCAGGGTTTCCCATACAGGATGGACAAGCACCTCTCAGGGTTGCAGCTATAACCAGTGTGCTAGGAAATAGCATGAACTGCACAAGCAAGGAGATATCCAGCACCTCGTCCTCGCCTGCGGCAACCCCAGATTCCCGGAACATCAGCTTGTCGGACTCATGTTCTTACCTTAGCAGTACAGACTCTCTGAACGGACCGGATGTTTTCCAGATTTGCGGTCCTGAAAGTCCCTCTTCAGGACGTACAAATGAGCAAGAGGATGGTGAGCCAATCTACGCTGAAAGCACCAAACGGAAGCGACGCACACAGGTGAGAAAGCCTCAAACAGTGGAGACAGAGGTTAGCAACAATGTGGAGAATCAGAGGGCAACTATAACCGTCATGGCAGCTCATACGGAAGAGAACAATCAGACTTTCTATCTGAGCAGCCCAGACTCTGCTGTGAGCACTCAGTGGCTTCACTTCAGTCCTACGACCCCGGACAATCCTTCTAGTCCTTCCTTTAGCTGGCCATCTTCCCCTACTGCCACAGGAATGAGAACTGTGACTTCCGCACCTTCCATCCTTACCAAATCCCAATCTAGCCCACCCATTCCCCCGAAGAGAACGTCTCGATCTCCAAAACTAGGAACCTCCAGCTTGTCCCCGATTCCCCTTCCTGAGCTTAGTTTCCACCTGACTCTGGTTCCCAAAGAATTGCCTTCCAAACCACCTCAGGTGGATGCTTATTCTCATCGGCAGAAGCTCCACAGCAACTCCAGAAGCCTAGAAGGTCGTCTCGAAGAAGTTGAAGAGGAATTAGAGCCTGAGCAAGGGGCTGTCCAAGAGGGAGGACCTTGCAGTGGATCCATCAGTTCCATCAATGGCCCTGCTGTCTATGGTTCAGAGGCAAGAGAATGGAACCCTGCAGTTAAGAGCGAGGGCAACTCAATGCCAGGCACCGAAGCCAACAATAGCAGCAGTCAGAAGCAGGCAGGCGTCCGAGCCCAAAAGGGCAGTCAGAGTGGCAGCATGCTGGCCAAAGCCAACTCGAACCCAGCTCCGATCTCCACCTCCACGGAGCTCGCTTCATTAGGGACCACGACCAGCGCTGACCCCAAACCTCCTCCACCGCCTCCCAAAAAGAACCACAG GTGTGGTAAGCTGAGCGCGAGCAGTATGGAGCTGGACCGTCTCAGCCAGCAAGGATCAGTAGAGTCTCTGCCACAGTCTCTACGAGGAATCCACAGCAACACGGCCTCAACCGACAGCCTGCAGGCACTGTCCGACCCTG gtgcccagGACTCGACGCTCCGCTCCTGCCCGTCTCCGTTCCCAAACAGCCCCTTGGCATCCTCCCCCAGTTCCCCTCGTCCTGACCCATTTCCAAGCAACAGTTTGGGTCGGCAGCTACAGCCTCCACCGCTGCCGGAAAAGAAGCTGGTGAATCGCACCGCGTCGGCTCCTGGAGACTCAGGGGTCCGGGCGGTGCCCGTCGCGAGGCCACGGCTGCCATTCGGTGGCTCTGAGAGCAACGTCAGTGGAGGTAACGCAGCAGGAGTCCAGCCGACCAGTCCTGTAGAGCCACGGCCCGTATCGTCCTCCGTCGACTTACTGGATGCCAGCCATCGCCAAACTAAAGGCCATGGGCGCCTGGGCTACCACGGCCGGGGAAGCATAacttcctcctcttctccacagctAAGCATGCTGGCGCCTTCTCATGGAGCGAGCCATGGCACAAATTCAAGTGCAAACCATGGCACCAACCCCATGGGTTCCACGCTGCAGCTCCACACTCTGCTGAGTAACATGGACAGTCGAGAGTGTGTGTACTCGAAACTGGGCGGCCTTTACGCAGAGTCACTGCGGCGGCTGGCGCTAAAATGCGAAGAGCATTTCACCCGGAGCCAGAGGGACCCAATGCGCTTTGACGAGAGCAACTGGTCGCTCTTTAAACTAACCTGCAACAGGGCCAGCTGCCTGTCCGGCGACGCTGTCTACTACTCTGCCTCCTGCGCCTCCGACTCCAGCAACACCTACGCCGTGAAG ATCTGTAAAGGCCAGACAGCTGACGCTAAGCAGGCTCATCTATACGGTCTCTCCGTCCAGCAGAACATTCCCCCGCATTACAACCTTCAGCAGGACTGTGGTCACTTCATCGCATGCGTCCCTCAGAGCATGCTGCCTGGCGAAGGCACCCCAGCCTCCGTCCCCGTTGAGCAGGAGCGAGTGGTCGTCATCACTCGGGAAGTCCCTCGGCAAAGTGCGGCAGACTTTGTCAAGGAATGGGCTTCGTTCCACCGGGCACAGCCTGAAGTGTACGAACGACGTGTGTGCTTccttctccttcagctgtgcaaTGGCCTGGAGCACCTAAAGAACCATGGcgtgacccaccgtgacctctGCCTGGAGAACCTTCTGCTGGTGCCTCATCATCGTCCCCAACACGCCCCAGAATCGCCGTCCTCTGCAGACCCCCAGCAACAGCACCTGCCCCGCCTCCTCATCAGCAACTTCTCTAAAGCTAAGCAGCGAGGAGGCGCCGGCGCCGAGGACTCCGCCCCCCGGGACCACGCCCGACTGGCACCAGAGATTGTCTCGGCAGCTCAGTACCGCAAATTTGATGAGTTCCAGGCAGGAATCCTGATCTACGAACTGCTCCACCAACCCAATCCTTTCGAGCTAACACCCGCCCTTCGTGAGCAGGATTACCGGGCCGAGGACCTGCCGCTCATTCCCGCAGTCTCCATCTACTCAGCTGGGCTCCAGCGCCTGGCTCGACTATTGCTCCAGTCTGATCCCATCAAGCGCATCCACATCCAGGAGGCTAAGCGTGGGTTGCAGAGTCTGCTTTGGGGCCCGAGAAAGGAGCTCATGGAGCAGCAGTTGAGCCGGTCTGGAATCgggggctcgtccgggattggAACTGGAAGCTTGGAACCACCCAGGCACGATGGTCTCCTGAACTGGCTGGATGTGAAGAGAGCTCTGTTGATGATGAAGTTTGCAGAGCGCTCGCTGGAGCCTGAAAGGAACGCTGAGTTGGAGGACTGGCTGTGCTGCCAGTATTTCTCCACCGCACATCCCACGTCCCTGTGTCACACTGCTGAACTGCTGTATTCAACGAAACCATCACACTGA